The genomic interval CGACAGGGCGCCCGCCGCCCGCGCGGCCGTCGTGGACCTCGCCGGGGAGACCGCCTGGTGGTCGCGCCTGGCGGAGGCGGGCACGATGATCTTCGCCGACATCGGCTTCGATGCGACCGGCCGCTGGGACCCGGCCGACCTCGCCCCGCTCACCCACTGCCACGCCTTCACCCCCAACGCGGTCGAGGCGATGGGGTACACGCGCACCTCCACCCCGGGAGCCGCCGTGCGGGCGCTCGCCGAGAAGGTGCCGCTCGCGATCGTCACCGACGGCGCCGAGGGCGCCTACGCGATCGACTCCTCGACCGGCGAGGAGGAGTACTGCCCGGCCGTCCCGGTGCGCGCCCTGGACACCACCGGCGCGGGCGACGTGTTCGCCGCGGCGATCGTGCTGGGCACCCTCGCCGGCCGTCCCCTCGAGCAGCGCCTGAAGTTCGCCTCGCTGTGCTCGGCGCTGGCCGTGCAGCAGTTCGGCGGCTCCCTCGCCGCGCCCGGCTGGGGCGACATCACCGACTGGTGGAGGGCGCTGACCAGCTCCTCCGACGGCGGCGACCTGCGCGCCAAGCACACCCGCGACGGCTACTGCTTCCTCGAGGAGGTGATCCCGGACCACGCCGTCCAGGGCAAGCGCCGCGCCCAGGGCACCTTCGCGCTGCGCTCCGACGCCGGGGCGCACTGAGCGCGGGCCGGCAGCATCCCGAGGATCCGTTCGAGGAGGAATGATGATCCCGATCCCCCAGTCCACGACCCGCCCGACCCGCCGCAGCGTCCTGCGCGGCGGTGCCGCCCTCACTCTCGCGGGCGGCGTCGGAGCACTCGCCGGTGGCGCGCTCACCCCTGCCGAGCAGGCCGCGGCCGCCGGCGCCATCGACCTGGACGTGCTGTACATCGGCGCGCATCCGGACGACGAGGCGTGGGCGCTCGCCGCCTTCGGCCAGTGGCACGAGTTCCACGACCAGGAGGCCGGGGTCATCACGGTGACCCGCGGCGAGGGCGGCGGCAACGCCGTCGGCCTCGAGGAGGGCCCCGAGCTGGGCGTCATCCGCGAGGCCGAGGAGCGCACCGCGGTGGGCATCGCCGGCATCCGCCACGTCTTCAACCTCGACGCAGTGGACTTCTACTACACGCTCTCCGCGCCGCTCACCCAGGAGGTATGGGGTGAGAAGGCCGTGCTCAGCCGCATCATCCGGGTCGTGCGCGCGACGCGGCCGGACGTCATCGTGACGATGAACCCGTCGGCCATCGAGGGCAATCACGGCAACCACCAGCAGGCGGCGCGCTTCGCCCTCGAGGCCTACCTGATGGCCGGCCGCGAGGACGTCTTCCCCGAGCACTTCGACGAGGGGCTGAAGCCCTTCTCCCCCGCCCGGATCCTTCGTTCGGGCTCCGACGGCACCGGCGGCACCGGCCCGGACGCGGTGGCGGACGGCTTCGAGCCCACCGTCGCCTCCGACGTCGTCTTCGGCGCCTGGAACGGGACGGGGTCCGCGGAGCACGGCACGCGCTGGAGCGCCCTGCTCGACGAGTCGATCCACTCCTACGCCACGCAGGGATGGACGGTGAATCCGCCGTCGCCGACCGACCCCGCGGAGATCCCCGTCGCCTGGTTCACGCTCCTCGACTCCCGCACGCCGCTCGCGGATCCCACCAGCGGAGACGAGGCCGCCCTGCGCGGCGCGTCCCTGCCGTCGGCGAAGGGCGGGCTGCCCGAGGGCACGCGACTGGAGATCACCGCCGACGCCTTCGAGGTGGTCCCCGGCGTCCCGTTCACCGTGGAGGTCACGGCGCGCGCCGCGCGCAGCGCCCTGCCGCGGGCGGAGGTGGCGCTGGAGACGCCGAAGGGCTGGACCGTTCAGGGTCGGACCTCCCTCGGCACGATCGCGAAGGGACGCAGCGCGTTGGCCCGGCTCACCGTCACGCCAGCCTCCGACGCCGAGACCGGGACGGCCGTGCAGCTGACGGCGACTCTGCGCTGCCCGCGGGGCGAGGGCCGCAACGTGCTCCCTCTGCAGGTCTCCGGTCCTGTCCGCGCGGGCCTCGCGCCCCGCTCGGAGATCGCGCAGTTCCTGGACTGGACC from Brachybacterium kimchii carries:
- a CDS encoding carbohydrate kinase family protein, which translates into the protein MDETAPTTTSAAGDWDPLASQRTPDDPPLDVLLSGTVFFDIVFTGLERMPAPGEELWSEGLGSCPGGIANLATATARLGLRTGLVAGFGDDAYADWMWETLSRDEGIDLHASRRFPSFHSPLTVSVATPEDRAMVTHGHPLPEPLSTLIDRAPAARAAVVDLAGETAWWSRLAEAGTMIFADIGFDATGRWDPADLAPLTHCHAFTPNAVEAMGYTRTSTPGAAVRALAEKVPLAIVTDGAEGAYAIDSSTGEEEYCPAVPVRALDTTGAGDVFAAAIVLGTLAGRPLEQRLKFASLCSALAVQQFGGSLAAPGWGDITDWWRALTSSSDGGDLRAKHTRDGYCFLEEVIPDHAVQGKRRAQGTFALRSDAGAH